The following are encoded in a window of Oncorhynchus mykiss isolate Arlee chromosome Y, USDA_OmykA_1.1, whole genome shotgun sequence genomic DNA:
- the wdr45 gene encoding WD repeat domain phosphoinositide-interacting protein 4 isoform X2, with protein MAQPRGVNSLQFNQDQSCFCCAMETGVRIYNVEPLIEKGHLDHEQVGSVAQCSMLHRSNLLAVVGGGVNPKFSEISVLIWDDAREGRDPKDKLVLEFTFTKPVLAVRMRHDKIIIVLKNRIYVYSFPDNPVKLFEFDTRDNPKGLCDLCPSLEKQLLVFPGHKCGSLQLVDLSNTKPGTSSAPFTINAHQSEIACLALNQPGSVAASASRKGTLIRLFDTTTRDKLVELRRGTDPATLYCINFSHDSSFLCASSDKGTVHIFALKDTKLNRRSALARVGKVGPVIGQYVDSQWSLASFTVPAECACICAFGKNTSKNVNSVIAICVDGTFHKYVFTPDGNCNREAFDVYLDICDDDDF; from the exons ATGGCCCAACCGAGAGGAGTCAACAGTCTACAGTTCAACCAGGACCAGA gttGTTTCTGTTGTGCCATGGAAACCGGTGTCAGGATCTACAATGTGGAGCCTCTTATAGAGAAGGGGCACCTTG ACCATGAGCAGGTGGGTAGTGTGGCCCAGTGTTCAATGCTGCATCGCTCCAACCTGCTGGCTGTAGTAGGAGGTGGAGTCAACCCCAAGTTCTCTGAGATCTCAG TGTTGATCTGGGATGATGCTCGGGAGGGGAGGGACCCCAAGGACAAGCTAGTGCTGGAGTTTACCTTTACCAAGCCTGTTCTGGCCGTACGCATGAGACACGACAA gatcaTCATTGTGTTAAAGAACAGGATCTATGTCTACAGTTTCCCTGACAACCCTGTGAAACTGTTTGAGTTTGACACCAGAGACAACCCTAaag gactGTGTGACCTGTGCCCCAGTCTGGAGAAACAGCTGCTGGTCTTCCCTGGACATAAGTGTGGAAGTCTACAGCTTGTG GACCTTTCCAACACCAAGCCTGGCACATCGTCTGCCCCCTTTACCATCAACGCCCACCAGAGTGAGATCGCCTGCCTGGCGCTCAACCAGCCTGGCAGCGTCGCGGCCTCGGCCTCCCGCAAGGGTACCCTCATCAGACTGTTTGATACTACCACCAGAGACAAACTAGTGGAGCTGCGCAGAGGAACAGACCCTGCTACACTCTACTG CATCAACTTCAGTCATGACTCTTCGTTCCTGTGTGCCTCCAGTGACAAGGGCACTGTTCACATCTTTGCTCTCAAAGATACTAAACTCAACAGACGCTCAGC ATTGGCTCGTGTGGGGAAGGTGGGCCCAGTGATTGGTCAGTATGTGGACAGCCAGTGGTCATTGGCCAGTTTCACCGTTCCGGCAGAGTGTGCCTGTATCTGTGCGTTTGGGAAGAACACCTCTAAAAATGTCAACTCTGTCATCG CTATCTGTGTTGACGGGACGTTCCATAAATACGTGTTCACCCCTGATGGTAACTGTAACCGAGAAGCCTTTGACGTTTACCTGGACATCTGTGATGATGACGACTTctaa
- the wdr45 gene encoding WD repeat domain phosphoinositide-interacting protein 4 isoform X1, whose translation MAQPRGVNSLQFNQDQSCFCCAMETGVRIYNVEPLIEKGHLGEWNSDLWYERSVCSHTVCVIILCLCVSDHEQVGSVAQCSMLHRSNLLAVVGGGVNPKFSEISVLIWDDAREGRDPKDKLVLEFTFTKPVLAVRMRHDKIIIVLKNRIYVYSFPDNPVKLFEFDTRDNPKGLCDLCPSLEKQLLVFPGHKCGSLQLVDLSNTKPGTSSAPFTINAHQSEIACLALNQPGSVAASASRKGTLIRLFDTTTRDKLVELRRGTDPATLYCINFSHDSSFLCASSDKGTVHIFALKDTKLNRRSALARVGKVGPVIGQYVDSQWSLASFTVPAECACICAFGKNTSKNVNSVIAICVDGTFHKYVFTPDGNCNREAFDVYLDICDDDDF comes from the exons ATGGCCCAACCGAGAGGAGTCAACAGTCTACAGTTCAACCAGGACCAGA gttGTTTCTGTTGTGCCATGGAAACCGGTGTCAGGATCTACAATGTGGAGCCTCTTATAGAGAAGGGGCACCTTGGTGAGTGGAATTCAGACCTGTGGTACGAGCGATCTGTGTGTtcgcatactgtgtgtgtgatcatcctgtgcttgtgtgtgtcagACCATGAGCAGGTGGGTAGTGTGGCCCAGTGTTCAATGCTGCATCGCTCCAACCTGCTGGCTGTAGTAGGAGGTGGAGTCAACCCCAAGTTCTCTGAGATCTCAG TGTTGATCTGGGATGATGCTCGGGAGGGGAGGGACCCCAAGGACAAGCTAGTGCTGGAGTTTACCTTTACCAAGCCTGTTCTGGCCGTACGCATGAGACACGACAA gatcaTCATTGTGTTAAAGAACAGGATCTATGTCTACAGTTTCCCTGACAACCCTGTGAAACTGTTTGAGTTTGACACCAGAGACAACCCTAaag gactGTGTGACCTGTGCCCCAGTCTGGAGAAACAGCTGCTGGTCTTCCCTGGACATAAGTGTGGAAGTCTACAGCTTGTG GACCTTTCCAACACCAAGCCTGGCACATCGTCTGCCCCCTTTACCATCAACGCCCACCAGAGTGAGATCGCCTGCCTGGCGCTCAACCAGCCTGGCAGCGTCGCGGCCTCGGCCTCCCGCAAGGGTACCCTCATCAGACTGTTTGATACTACCACCAGAGACAAACTAGTGGAGCTGCGCAGAGGAACAGACCCTGCTACACTCTACTG CATCAACTTCAGTCATGACTCTTCGTTCCTGTGTGCCTCCAGTGACAAGGGCACTGTTCACATCTTTGCTCTCAAAGATACTAAACTCAACAGACGCTCAGC ATTGGCTCGTGTGGGGAAGGTGGGCCCAGTGATTGGTCAGTATGTGGACAGCCAGTGGTCATTGGCCAGTTTCACCGTTCCGGCAGAGTGTGCCTGTATCTGTGCGTTTGGGAAGAACACCTCTAAAAATGTCAACTCTGTCATCG CTATCTGTGTTGACGGGACGTTCCATAAATACGTGTTCACCCCTGATGGTAACTGTAACCGAGAAGCCTTTGACGTTTACCTGGACATCTGTGATGATGACGACTTctaa
- the zgc:100918 gene encoding ras-related protein rab7, which translates to MASRKKVLLKVIILGDSGVGKTSLMNQYVNKKFSNQYKATIGADFLTKEVMVDDRLVTMQIWDTAGQERFQSLGVAFYRGADCCVLVYDVTAPNTFKTLDSWRDEFLIQASPRDPDNFPFVVLGNKIDLENRQVTTKRAQAWCASKSSIPYFETSAKEAINVDQAFQTIARNALKQESEVETYDFPDQIKLRDDRPADPSDGCSC; encoded by the exons ATGGCCTCCCGTAAGAAGGTGCTGCTGAAGGTGATCATCCTCGGAGACTCTGG GGTAGGGAAGACTTCTCTGATGAACCAGTATGTAAATAAGAAGTTCAGTAACCAGTACAAGGCCACTATAGGAGCGGACTTCCTCACCAAGGAGGTGATGGTGGACGACAGGCTGGTCACCATGCAG ATCTGGGACACGGCGGGGCAGGAGCGTTTCCAGTCTCTGGGCGTGGCGTTCTACCGCGGCGCTGACTGCTGTGTGCTGGTCTACGATGTCACGGCGCCCAACACCTTCAAGACACTGGACAGCTGGAGGGATGAGTTCCTGATCCAGGCCAGCCCCAGAGACCCAGACAACTTCCCCTTTGTGGTGCTAGGCAACAAGATTGACCTCGAGAACAGACAG GTGACGACAAAACGTGCCCAGGCCTGGTGTGCCAGTAAGAGCAGCATCCCCTACTTTGAGACCAGCGCCAAGGAGGCCATCAACGTAGACCAAGCATTCCAGACCATTGCCCGCAATGCCCTTAAACAG GAGTCAGAGGTGGAGACGTATGACTTCCCAGACCAGATCAAACTGAGAGACGACCGGCCCGCCGACCCCAGCGACGGCTGCTCCTGCTGA
- the LOC110509644 gene encoding L antigen family member 3-like gives MAAPCTENNHKQGKLEFVLDVPFPSSREASIALQSLSPDREPRKGGISKELTVSGCTLSVRWRADEARILRVSVGSFMDHLSLVMETMEAFGPPVSVTTQTHTVSSTMT, from the exons ATGGCGGCGCCCTGCACGGAAAACAATCACAAGCAAGGCAAATTGGAATT TGTACTAGACGTCCCGTTCCCATCAAGTCGCGAGGCGTCCATCGCGCTCCAGTCCCTCTCCCCAGACCGTGAGCCCCGGAAAGGAGGCATCAGCAAGGAGCTCACGGTGTCCGGCTgcacgctgtctgt GAGGTGGAGAGCAGATGAGGCCCGTATTCTGCGTGTCTCTGTGGGGTCGTTTATGGACCACCTCTCCCTTGTGATGGAGACCATGGAGGCCTTTGGACCCCCTGTCTCTGTGACCACACAAACGCACACCGTCAGCTCTACGATGACATGA